One genomic region from Colletes latitarsis isolate SP2378_abdomen chromosome 10, iyColLati1, whole genome shotgun sequence encodes:
- the Rab32 gene encoding RAS oncogene family member Rab32 isoform X3 has translation MDVEQKFWKNLEALNFANWKFHSKKWKWWRSSQNNAPNAGLGEKREHLYKILVIGELGAGKTSIIKRYVHQFFSQYYRATIGVDFALKVLNWDPHTIIRLQLWDIAGQERFGNMTRVYYKEAVGAFIVFDATRSATLNAVVKWKQDLDSKVQLPDGSPIPCVLLANKCDQEKEGLVNSPAKMDDYCKEKNFAGWFETSAKENINIEKATRFLVNKILQNDQLIKDIGSKDQTDGERFALNQSPASPKKSCFC, from the exons ATGGACGTCGAGCAGAAGTTCTGGAAGAACCTGGAGGCGTTGAACTTCGCCAACTGGAAGTTTCACTCGAAGAAATGGAAGTGGTGGAGG TCGTCTCAGAACAATGCGCCAAATGCCGGATTAGGCGAGAAACGGGAACACTTGTACAAAATCCTGGTAATCGGCGAGCTGGGGGCCGGAAAGACATCCATCATCAAGAGATACGTTCACCAGTTCTTCTCGCAGTACTATCGCGCGACAATTGGCGTCGACTTCGCTCTGAAAGTCTTGAACTGGGACCCCCACACAATCATCAGGCTCCAGCTATGGGATATCGCAG GTCAAGAGAGGTTCGGGAACATGACTCGAGTGTACTACAAGGAAGCAGTGGGTGCTTTCATAGTGTTCGacgcgacgagaagcgcgacccTCAACGCGGTGGTCAAGTGGAAACAGGACCTGGACTCGAAAGTGCAGCTTCCTGACGGCTCGCCGATCCCCTGCGtccttctggcgaacaagtgcgATCAAGAGAAGGAGGGGCTCGTAAATTCACCGGCGAAAATGGACGACTACTGCAAGGAGAAGAACTTTGCTGGCTGGTTCGAGACGTCTGCCAAGGAGAACATCAACATCGAGAAAGCGACACGATTCCTTGTTAACAAA ATACTTCAGAACGACCAGCTAATTAAGGACATCGGGTCCAAGGATCAGACGGACGGCGAGAGATTCGCGCTGAACCAGTCGCCGGCGAGTCCAAAGAAGTCCTGCTTCTGTTGA
- the Rab32 gene encoding RAS oncogene family member Rab32 isoform X4: MYILPRTRRRLQDSNPVYISSQNNAPNAGLGEKREHLYKILVIGELGAGKTSIIKRYVHQFFSQYYRATIGVDFALKVLNWDPHTIIRLQLWDIAGQERFGNMTRVYYKEAVGAFIVFDATRSATLNAVVKWKQDLDSKVQLPDGSPIPCVLLANKCDQEKEGLVNSPAKMDDYCKEKNFAGWFETSAKENINIEKATRFLVNKILQNDQLIKDIGSKDQTDGERFALNQSPASPKKSCFC, translated from the exons TCGTCTCAGAACAATGCGCCAAATGCCGGATTAGGCGAGAAACGGGAACACTTGTACAAAATCCTGGTAATCGGCGAGCTGGGGGCCGGAAAGACATCCATCATCAAGAGATACGTTCACCAGTTCTTCTCGCAGTACTATCGCGCGACAATTGGCGTCGACTTCGCTCTGAAAGTCTTGAACTGGGACCCCCACACAATCATCAGGCTCCAGCTATGGGATATCGCAG GTCAAGAGAGGTTCGGGAACATGACTCGAGTGTACTACAAGGAAGCAGTGGGTGCTTTCATAGTGTTCGacgcgacgagaagcgcgacccTCAACGCGGTGGTCAAGTGGAAACAGGACCTGGACTCGAAAGTGCAGCTTCCTGACGGCTCGCCGATCCCCTGCGtccttctggcgaacaagtgcgATCAAGAGAAGGAGGGGCTCGTAAATTCACCGGCGAAAATGGACGACTACTGCAAGGAGAAGAACTTTGCTGGCTGGTTCGAGACGTCTGCCAAGGAGAACATCAACATCGAGAAAGCGACACGATTCCTTGTTAACAAA ATACTTCAGAACGACCAGCTAATTAAGGACATCGGGTCCAAGGATCAGACGGACGGCGAGAGATTCGCGCTGAACCAGTCGCCGGCGAGTCCAAAGAAGTCCTGCTTCTGTTGA
- the Rab32 gene encoding RAS oncogene family member Rab32 isoform X1: MDRNESANEGGSSPDTVIGRSSSEEDRNRHGCTTSGEYATVGGSSSSLDTLTGATAAPTGNDDKKRGRFGALKSSFRKEGGLFKIKKKTRSVDEAFVEQEPDVDEKETARKRSPEAEDDAKGGSSSTLKKKKKKSNSLVRKLSLNKFRLSTDQEPRQSREGGDSSRSQSQSSQESPSLSDSPSRIARKGQEAEAIPTKERLEHREINEAGEREGEKGETRKSEKLLEKPVSTVTVVQRRSPSLTIKSFSKTQHDSLSQEKAPRLEERCSSTLPYSISKWPEQKGGKQVVEATRKSKLNAKSESECGIRTNSSPREVRRKLSLLEEKRAIFQRRLFQTTKDSNSRETVVAVSLDDEDNNRTSAKEEEKREVQTKKKARHISVKKFDTFSTFEGTFDEETGVGYLAGIEEDYTESYDRQNHDYSAHPSTMGPMVGGSDNAERAKIASQDSTSSQNNAPNAGLGEKREHLYKILVIGELGAGKTSIIKRYVHQFFSQYYRATIGVDFALKVLNWDPHTIIRLQLWDIAGQERFGNMTRVYYKEAVGAFIVFDATRSATLNAVVKWKQDLDSKVQLPDGSPIPCVLLANKCDQEKEGLVNSPAKMDDYCKEKNFAGWFETSAKENINIEKATRFLVNKILQNDQLIKDIGSKDQTDGERFALNQSPASPKKSCFC; this comes from the exons ATGGATCGGAACGAGAGCGCAAACGAGGGTGGAAGCTCGCCCGACACGGTGATCGGACGCTCCTCGTCCGAGGAGGACCGGAACAGGCACGGTTGCACCACTTCCGGCGAGTACGCGACCGTGGGCGGCAGCAGCTCCAGCTTGGACACCCTGACCGGTGCCACGGCTGCTCCCACGGGAAACGACGACAAGAAGAGGGGACGGTTCGGCGCCCTGAAGAGCAGCTTCCGCAAGGAGGGCGGCCTGTTCAAGATCAAGAAGAAGACGAGGTCCGTGGACGAGGCGTTCGTCGAGCAGGAGCCGGATGTTGACGAAAAAG AGACGGCCCGCAAGAGGAGTCCGGAAGCGGAGGATGACGCCAAGGGCGGCTCGAGCTCGACcttgaagaagaagaagaagaagtcgAACTCGCTGGTGCGTAAGCTGAGCCTGAACAAATTTCGGCTGTCGACGGACCAGGAGCCGAGACAGTCGCGCGAGGGTGGCGACAGCAGTCGTTCGCAGAGCCAATCGTCGCAGGAGTCGCCCAGTCTGTCGGACAGCCCGTCCAGGATCGCGAGGAAGGGGCAGGAGGCCGAGGCGATACCCACGAAGGAAAGGCTCGAGCATCGCGAGATCAACGAGGCGGGGGAGAGGGAGGGAGAGAAGGGAGAGACGAGGAAATCGGAGAAGCTGCTGGAGAAACCGGTGAGCACTGTCACCGTAGTGCAGCGCAGGTCGCCGTCGTTGACCATCAAGAGCTTTTCCAAGACCCAGCACG ATTCGCTGAGCCAGGAGAAGGCGCCGCGGCTGGAAGAACGGTGCAGCTCGACGCTTCCGTACTCGATCTCGAAATGGCCGGAGCAGAAGGGCGGGAAACAGGTCGTAGAGGCGACTAGGAAGTCCAAGTTGAACGCAAAGTCCGAGTCGGAGTGCGGGATACGCACGAATTCGTCGCCGCGCGAGGTGCGTCGAAAGCTGTCGTTGCTCGAGGAGAAACGGGCGATCTTCCAGCGACGATTGTTCCAAACTACCAAGGACTCCAACTCCAGGGAGACGGTGGTCGCCGTGAGTCTGGACGACGAGGATAACAACAGGACGTCCGCCAAGGAGGAGGAGAAACGCGAGGTGCAGACCAAGAAGAAGGCCAGGCACATCAGCGTGAAGAAGTTCGATACGTTTTCGACGTTCGAGGGCACGTTCGACGAGGAAACGGGAGTCGGATATCTGGCTGGCATCGAGGAGGACTATACGGAGAGCTACGATCGACAGAACCACGATTATTCGGCGCATCCAAGCACCATGGGGCCGATGGTCGGCGGCAGCGATAACGCGGAGAGGGCCAAAATCGCCAGCCAGGACAGCACG TCGTCTCAGAACAATGCGCCAAATGCCGGATTAGGCGAGAAACGGGAACACTTGTACAAAATCCTGGTAATCGGCGAGCTGGGGGCCGGAAAGACATCCATCATCAAGAGATACGTTCACCAGTTCTTCTCGCAGTACTATCGCGCGACAATTGGCGTCGACTTCGCTCTGAAAGTCTTGAACTGGGACCCCCACACAATCATCAGGCTCCAGCTATGGGATATCGCAG GTCAAGAGAGGTTCGGGAACATGACTCGAGTGTACTACAAGGAAGCAGTGGGTGCTTTCATAGTGTTCGacgcgacgagaagcgcgacccTCAACGCGGTGGTCAAGTGGAAACAGGACCTGGACTCGAAAGTGCAGCTTCCTGACGGCTCGCCGATCCCCTGCGtccttctggcgaacaagtgcgATCAAGAGAAGGAGGGGCTCGTAAATTCACCGGCGAAAATGGACGACTACTGCAAGGAGAAGAACTTTGCTGGCTGGTTCGAGACGTCTGCCAAGGAGAACATCAACATCGAGAAAGCGACACGATTCCTTGTTAACAAA ATACTTCAGAACGACCAGCTAATTAAGGACATCGGGTCCAAGGATCAGACGGACGGCGAGAGATTCGCGCTGAACCAGTCGCCGGCGAGTCCAAAGAAGTCCTGCTTCTGTTGA
- the Rab32 gene encoding RAS oncogene family member Rab32 isoform X5: MASVQSDSTDIEFESSQNNAPNAGLGEKREHLYKILVIGELGAGKTSIIKRYVHQFFSQYYRATIGVDFALKVLNWDPHTIIRLQLWDIAGQERFGNMTRVYYKEAVGAFIVFDATRSATLNAVVKWKQDLDSKVQLPDGSPIPCVLLANKCDQEKEGLVNSPAKMDDYCKEKNFAGWFETSAKENINIEKATRFLVNKILQNDQLIKDIGSKDQTDGERFALNQSPASPKKSCFC; this comes from the exons TCGTCTCAGAACAATGCGCCAAATGCCGGATTAGGCGAGAAACGGGAACACTTGTACAAAATCCTGGTAATCGGCGAGCTGGGGGCCGGAAAGACATCCATCATCAAGAGATACGTTCACCAGTTCTTCTCGCAGTACTATCGCGCGACAATTGGCGTCGACTTCGCTCTGAAAGTCTTGAACTGGGACCCCCACACAATCATCAGGCTCCAGCTATGGGATATCGCAG GTCAAGAGAGGTTCGGGAACATGACTCGAGTGTACTACAAGGAAGCAGTGGGTGCTTTCATAGTGTTCGacgcgacgagaagcgcgacccTCAACGCGGTGGTCAAGTGGAAACAGGACCTGGACTCGAAAGTGCAGCTTCCTGACGGCTCGCCGATCCCCTGCGtccttctggcgaacaagtgcgATCAAGAGAAGGAGGGGCTCGTAAATTCACCGGCGAAAATGGACGACTACTGCAAGGAGAAGAACTTTGCTGGCTGGTTCGAGACGTCTGCCAAGGAGAACATCAACATCGAGAAAGCGACACGATTCCTTGTTAACAAA ATACTTCAGAACGACCAGCTAATTAAGGACATCGGGTCCAAGGATCAGACGGACGGCGAGAGATTCGCGCTGAACCAGTCGCCGGCGAGTCCAAAGAAGTCCTGCTTCTGTTGA